A single window of Desulfurella sp. DNA harbors:
- a CDS encoding sulfite exporter TauE/SafE family protein, translating into MIILNCLAVLIVSIVVSILGNIIGIGGGIILVPFFIYYLHLSSIIASGLSLFTIVVSSIGGTYAFIKQKTIDYKLFVVIISFILPGIIIGSIVNKFIKTQQFAIIFPLWVIIIGIFSLVSAKKNLLKFNGQSTTNIIKHSNLLRFISFLAGFVSGFFGVGIGGIMGTYLVAVEEISPRTAFSTLIMTMTITSLIGFIVHLTNTNDYLSVWLLYAIFLFIGAVSGSQIGAYISSALDLKTLRVYQGWIILFLGFFLFLGNIVKI; encoded by the coding sequence ATGATAATTTTAAATTGTTTGGCAGTTTTAATAGTGTCAATAGTGGTTTCTATATTGGGCAACATAATAGGTATTGGTGGTGGAATCATATTGGTGCCTTTTTTTATTTATTATTTACATTTAAGCTCAATTATAGCAAGTGGTTTAAGCTTGTTTACAATTGTAGTAAGTTCAATTGGGGGCACATATGCTTTTATAAAGCAAAAAACAATTGATTATAAATTATTTGTAGTTATTATTAGTTTTATTTTGCCTGGTATTATTATAGGTTCAATTGTTAATAAATTTATAAAAACTCAACAATTTGCAATCATATTTCCATTATGGGTAATAATAATAGGTATTTTTTCTTTGGTGAGTGCTAAAAAAAATTTACTAAAATTTAATGGTCAAAGCACTACAAACATCATTAAACATAGTAATCTTTTACGTTTCATTTCATTTTTAGCTGGTTTTGTATCAGGATTTTTTGGTGTAGGGATAGGTGGCATAATGGGAACATATTTGGTTGCTGTGGAAGAAATTTCTCCAAGGACAGCTTTTTCCACTTTGATTATGACAATGACAATTACTTCTTTGATTGGGTTTATTGTACATTTAACAAATACAAACGATTATTTGTCTGTTTGGTTATTGTATGCTATTTTTTTATTTATTGGTGCGGTATCCGGTTCTCAGATAGGTGCTTATATTTCATCTGCTTTAGATTTAAAAACTTTAAGAGTATATCAGGGATGGATAATTTTATTTTTGGGTTTTTTCTTATTTTTAGGTAATATTGTTAAAATTTGA
- a CDS encoding ammonium transporter, with amino-acid sequence VALISGSVIERIKFSSWIIFGSLWVLLVYTPIAHWVWGGGFLQKMGVLDFAGGLVVEANSGVSALVLALIVGKRKDFKKTIMPPSSIALSIIGAGFLWVGWFGFNAGSAIASNNLASYVFLTTNIAASAGALSWMFAE; translated from the coding sequence CAGTGGCACTCATCAGTGGAAGTGTCATTGAAAGAATAAAGTTTTCATCTTGGATTATATTTGGCAGTTTGTGGGTTTTGCTTGTTTATACACCTATTGCTCACTGGGTATGGGGTGGCGGGTTTTTACAAAAAATGGGAGTACTTGACTTTGCTGGTGGTCTTGTTGTTGAAGCAAATTCTGGAGTTTCAGCTTTGGTGCTGGCATTAATAGTAGGCAAGAGAAAAGATTTCAAAAAAACAATAATGCCGCCTTCTTCTATTGCGTTGAGCATTATTGGTGCAGGATTTTTATGGGTTGGTTGGTTTGGTTTTAACGCAGGAAGTGCAATTGCATCAAACAATCTTGCAAGTTATGTATTTTTAACAACAAATATTGCTGCCTCAGCAGGTGCTCTGAGTTGGATGTTCGCTGAATAG
- a CDS encoding ammonium transporter — GLVVEANSGISALVLALIVGKRRDFKKTIMPPSSIALSIIGAGLLWIGWFGFNAGSAIASNNIASYVFLTTNIAASAGALSWMFAEWIAHKHPTMLGAASGAIAGLVGITPACGYV; from the coding sequence GGTCTTGTTGTAGAAGCAAACTCAGGCATTTCTGCATTAGTCTTAGCATTAATTGTAGGAAAAAGAAGAGACTTTAAAAAAACAATAATGCCACCTTCATCAATAGCCCTAAGCATAATTGGTGCTGGTCTTTTATGGATTGGATGGTTTGGGTTTAATGCAGGAAGTGCCATTGCATCAAATAATATTGCAAGCTATGTTTTTTTAACAACCAATATTGCTGCATCAGCTGGAGCTTTAAGCTGGATGTTTGCTGAGTGGATAGCACACAAACATCCTACAATGCTTGGCGCAGCAAGTGGTGCTATAGCTGGACTTGTTGGCATAACACCAGCCTGCGGTTATGTA
- a CDS encoding rhodanese-like domain-containing protein: PIKYAYSITSLAEKKIKEAKTCVHNVSVQEAKELIKNGAIVLDAREYPEYSAGHIPGAIWAPRGLIDFQGPTWFPDKNKTYLVYCKTGGRGVIVAYELKELGYDNVVNLDGGFNAWEKAGEPVEKGAPEGAGKGIKK; the protein is encoded by the coding sequence GCCTATTAAGTATGCTTATAGTATTACGTCTCTTGCTGAAAAAAAGATCAAAGAGGCTAAAACTTGTGTTCACAATGTAAGCGTACAGGAAGCCAAAGAGCTTATAAAAAATGGCGCAATAGTTTTGGATGCAAGGGAGTATCCTGAGTATAGCGCTGGGCACATACCAGGTGCAATCTGGGCACCTAGGGGATTAATTGATTTTCAAGGACCTACATGGTTTCCAGATAAAAACAAAACTTACCTTGTTTATTGCAAAACTGGCGGAAGAGGTGTCATAGTTGCATATGAGCTAAAAGAATTGGGTTATGACAATGTAGTAAACTTAGATGGCGGATTTAATGCATGGGAAAAAGCAGGTGAGCCTGTAGAAAAAGGTGCACCAGAAGGAGCCGGCAAAGGTATAAAAAAATAA
- the hemG gene encoding protoporphyrinogen oxidase: protein MKAIVIGAGISGLSCAYLLKKEGFDVTVLEKETQNGGKIQTIKENSLLIEAGPNGFLYNETTIKFIEQTGFSKNLIKAKQSSNRKFIYDGRLYEIPTKQQKLLIDNFLSTKSKLALLREPFVKPNPEDETVAEFVTRRLGKEFLDKLIGPMSLGIYAADPYSMSITSNFKRIKEIELKYGSLIKGLVSLMKQKKANTSSASGQFAKELYSFKEGMQSFTDHIAKSVNVLNKQNVVSIEKASKYVVYTNIDRLEADIVVFAAPSFEIAKIIQNLDNKLSKSLINIPYSPIVLVALAFSKKFANKVVDSYGYLFDLNKINETIGVLFDSSIFENRSSEDKFLVRMFLGGALRPSVIQKNNFELLQIALAELQRSAKIFAPFEYYKIIKYTSAIPQYLLNHKEIIKQIQEFESRNAGLYFLGNAFYGVGFNDCISNSYNLIETIKSI from the coding sequence ATGAAAGCAATTGTAATTGGTGCTGGTATTTCTGGTCTTTCGTGCGCTTATTTACTTAAAAAAGAGGGTTTTGACGTAACCGTCCTTGAAAAAGAAACACAAAACGGCGGTAAAATTCAGACAATTAAAGAAAATAGTCTTTTAATAGAAGCAGGTCCAAACGGCTTTTTATACAATGAAACTACAATTAAATTTATTGAACAAACAGGATTTTCTAAAAATCTCATAAAAGCTAAACAATCATCAAACAGAAAATTTATATACGATGGCAGGCTATACGAAATACCAACAAAACAACAAAAATTATTAATAGATAACTTTTTAAGCACAAAATCAAAACTTGCTTTGCTTAGAGAACCATTTGTAAAGCCAAACCCAGAAGATGAAACTGTGGCAGAATTTGTAACAAGACGCCTTGGAAAAGAATTTTTAGATAAATTGATTGGTCCAATGTCTCTTGGGATATACGCAGCAGATCCTTATAGTATGAGCATAACTTCGAATTTTAAGCGCATAAAAGAAATTGAATTGAAATATGGCTCACTTATCAAAGGTTTGGTAAGTTTGATGAAGCAAAAAAAAGCAAATACCTCTTCAGCAAGTGGTCAATTTGCAAAAGAGCTTTATTCTTTTAAAGAAGGTATGCAATCTTTTACTGATCATATAGCGAAATCTGTTAATGTTTTAAATAAACAAAATGTTGTGTCTATAGAAAAAGCCTCAAAGTATGTCGTGTATACAAATATTGACAGGCTTGAAGCAGATATTGTCGTATTTGCTGCACCATCATTTGAGATAGCAAAAATTATACAAAATCTTGATAATAAGCTATCAAAATCTCTTATAAACATCCCTTATTCGCCAATTGTACTTGTTGCTTTAGCTTTTAGTAAAAAATTTGCAAACAAAGTAGTTGATTCTTATGGATATTTATTTGATTTAAACAAGATTAACGAAACCATTGGTGTACTCTTTGATTCAAGCATTTTTGAAAACAGAAGCTCAGAAGATAAGTTTTTAGTAAGAATGTTTTTAGGCGGTGCGCTGAGGCCTTCTGTTATTCAAAAAAACAATTTTGAGCTTTTACAAATCGCTTTAGCAGAGCTGCAACGCAGTGCAAAAATTTTCGCTCCTTTTGAATATTACAAAATAATAAAATACACATCTGCAATACCTCAATATTTATTAAATCACAAAGAAATCATAAAGCAAATACAAGAGTTTGAATCCAGAAATGCTGGTTTATATTTTCTTGGTAATGCTTTTTATGGCGTTGGGTTTAATGACTGTATAAGCAATTCTTATAATTTAATTGAAACTATAAAGTCGATTTAA
- a CDS encoding ferrochelatase: MSITIANLGYISKKTECLSFLYNMFNDPYISNIQNTSIRKMFAIFMLNRAFSSCKILKFAPSPLFEITKSQANKLQKILNVKVNYCFSYSTPYCKDKSTILLPLYTIYSKTLYGILFEIKPKKILPPLCSFAQFTDFYIQKLKDTLNEIRPDAVIFSNHSLPLKLAKKDSYEKDTYIFCNLLAKNLNLKEYYVSFQSKLGPIKWLEPTTLNILKKLKNKSVLIVPVSFISDNTETIYEIDYTYAQFAKKMNINLFRFKSFNDDDDFIEVLSSIISRYI, encoded by the coding sequence ATGAGTATAACAATTGCTAATTTAGGCTATATTTCAAAAAAAACTGAATGTCTTAGTTTTCTTTACAACATGTTTAATGATCCGTACATATCAAATATTCAAAACACTTCAATACGAAAAATGTTTGCAATTTTTATGTTAAATAGAGCGTTTTCTAGTTGTAAAATATTAAAATTTGCACCCTCGCCTCTTTTTGAGATAACAAAATCCCAGGCAAATAAACTTCAAAAAATCCTAAATGTAAAAGTAAACTATTGTTTTTCTTACTCAACACCATACTGCAAAGATAAAAGCACAATTTTACTTCCACTCTATACAATCTATTCGAAAACGCTCTATGGTATTCTATTTGAAATCAAACCAAAAAAAATCCTTCCTCCTTTGTGTAGTTTTGCTCAATTTACAGATTTCTATATCCAAAAGCTTAAAGATACATTAAATGAAATCCGACCTGATGCGGTAATTTTTTCTAACCATAGTTTACCTTTAAAACTTGCCAAAAAAGATTCCTACGAAAAAGACACTTATATCTTTTGCAATCTTTTAGCAAAAAACCTCAATTTAAAAGAATATTATGTATCTTTTCAATCAAAGCTAGGACCCATTAAATGGCTTGAGCCTACAACGCTAAATATACTCAAAAAACTCAAGAATAAAAGCGTTCTTATTGTGCCAGTTAGTTTTATATCAGATAACACAGAAACAATTTATGAGATAGATTATACGTATGCTCAATTTGCAAAAAAAATGAATATTAATTTATTCAGGTTTAAATCTTTTAATGACGATGACGACTTTATAGAAGTTTTATCAAGTATAATATCGAGGTATATATGA
- the hemE gene encoding uroporphyrinogen decarboxylase, with protein sequence MVFLDRLNGIKGQYTPVWLMRQAGRALKEYRDLRRYYSFLQMCTTPELIAKTTLLPVETLNVDAAILFSDILIPLLALNAKIFYHEGTSPVVDIDINKLSYKGLSNKLNFVFEGIKLIKTLTKKPLIGFAAAPFTLYCYLFNDAKFYSPKAFAYQETEKFKSIMETLTNLTIDYLKAQLQSGCDCFQLFDSWAGILAAKTYKDYVFEHNFKILESIKKPSIYFAHSANHLLDYILKLPSNAYSFDWKVDINHISQKTDKCLQGNLDNTILLTDKNTIKKHTIDLLNNMRDKLYIFNLGHGVLPQTPQDNLKFLVDTIHEYNNC encoded by the coding sequence ATGGTTTTTTTAGATAGATTAAATGGCATAAAAGGTCAATACACACCTGTTTGGCTAATGAGGCAGGCAGGTAGAGCGCTAAAAGAATATCGAGATTTAAGAAGGTATTACTCTTTTTTACAAATGTGCACAACACCTGAGCTTATAGCAAAAACCACACTGCTTCCTGTTGAGACACTAAATGTTGATGCTGCAATATTGTTTTCTGATATCCTGATTCCACTTTTGGCTTTGAATGCTAAAATTTTTTATCATGAAGGTACATCGCCTGTTGTTGATATTGATATAAATAAATTATCCTATAAAGGCTTGTCAAATAAATTAAACTTTGTATTTGAAGGCATAAAACTAATAAAAACGTTAACAAAAAAACCACTAATAGGTTTTGCGGCTGCTCCTTTTACATTATATTGCTATCTTTTTAACGATGCAAAATTTTATTCGCCTAAAGCTTTTGCATATCAAGAAACAGAAAAATTTAAAAGTATCATGGAAACTCTAACAAACCTCACAATTGATTATTTAAAAGCTCAGCTTCAAAGTGGTTGTGATTGCTTTCAGTTATTTGATAGTTGGGCTGGGATATTGGCTGCCAAAACTTATAAAGATTATGTCTTTGAACATAATTTCAAAATATTAGAATCTATTAAAAAACCATCTATTTACTTTGCTCACTCAGCCAATCATTTATTGGATTATATTTTAAAATTACCTTCAAACGCATATAGTTTTGACTGGAAAGTAGACATTAACCATATTTCACAAAAAACAGACAAGTGCCTTCAGGGGAACCTTGATAATACAATATTGCTTACAGATAAAAATACAATAAAAAAACATACCATAGACTTGCTCAATAACATGAGAGACAAACTGTATATTTTTAATTTAGGCCACGGAGTACTTCCCCAAACACCACAAGATAACTTAAAATTTTTGGTGGATACCATACATGAGTATAACAATTGCTAA
- a CDS encoding DNA polymerase encodes GNIDKCALFIDKGLYEKVSEMTYSQKVSYLKPIFLDFIKKLGLEFLLFEVELPLSKILKKMEKEGIGVDIEKLKQYRETINKLIQEKRSSIESITGSININSPKELQVALFEKLGLKPTKKNKTGFSTDSDTLEQLDHPVAKLIIEYRILTKLLSTYIEPLIKNADKNNRIHTTFNQTLTLTGRLSSSNPNMQNLPLDNPFVNIREAIVAKKDFSLICADYSQIELRVLAELSKDPILLEIFKKDLDIHTQTAVELFNILPEMVDSHTRRIAKTINFGIIYGMGAQSLAKTLSIPAQKASEYIQRYFERFSKAKEFIEETLKEAKNLGYTQTYFNRRRYFENINSPNKKLAEFEKRAAVNAKIQGTAADIIKIAMVKLDQALKNFDAKIILQIHDELLVECSNAQVEKVKNIVKNSMEKVVNFEVPLKVNIGIGKNWHEAKT; translated from the coding sequence AGGCAATATTGATAAATGTGCCTTATTTATAGACAAAGGACTCTACGAAAAGGTATCAGAAATGACCTATAGCCAAAAAGTCTCTTATCTTAAACCTATTTTTCTAGATTTTATAAAAAAACTCGGTCTGGAATTCTTGTTATTTGAAGTTGAGCTTCCCTTATCAAAAATTTTAAAGAAAATGGAAAAAGAGGGTATCGGCGTAGATATAGAAAAATTAAAGCAATATAGAGAAACTATCAATAAACTAATACAGGAAAAACGCTCTTCAATTGAAAGCATAACTGGTTCAATCAACATAAATTCACCAAAAGAACTTCAAGTGGCGCTTTTTGAAAAACTTGGTTTAAAACCAACCAAAAAAAACAAAACAGGTTTTTCAACGGATTCTGATACTTTAGAACAACTTGACCATCCAGTAGCAAAATTAATTATAGAATACAGGATACTAACCAAACTTTTATCCACATATATTGAACCTCTAATTAAAAATGCAGACAAAAATAATCGTATACATACAACATTCAATCAAACTTTAACGCTAACCGGTAGACTATCTTCTTCAAACCCCAATATGCAAAATCTTCCCCTTGATAACCCATTTGTTAATATCAGAGAAGCTATTGTTGCAAAAAAAGATTTCAGTTTAATCTGTGCAGATTATTCTCAAATTGAATTAAGAGTTTTGGCTGAACTTTCTAAAGATCCGATACTGCTTGAAATTTTTAAAAAAGATTTAGATATACACACACAAACAGCTGTAGAATTATTTAATATTTTGCCGGAAATGGTAGATTCACACACAAGAAGAATTGCAAAAACTATTAATTTTGGTATCATTTATGGGATGGGCGCACAAAGCTTAGCAAAAACGCTTTCAATTCCGGCACAAAAAGCAAGTGAGTATATACAACGCTATTTCGAAAGGTTTTCAAAAGCAAAAGAATTTATCGAAGAAACACTTAAAGAAGCAAAAAACTTAGGCTATACACAAACATACTTCAATAGAAGACGTTACTTTGAAAATATAAACAGTCCTAATAAGAAATTAGCCGAATTTGAAAAACGGGCTGCAGTAAATGCCAAAATTCAAGGCACAGCAGCAGATATTATAAAAATTGCCATGGTTAAATTAGATCAAGCACTTAAAAATTTTGATGCAAAAATCATTTTGCAAATACATGATGAATTATTAGTTGAATGTAGCAATGCTCAGGTTGAAAAAGTAAAAAATATTGTAAAAAATTCTATGGAAAAAGTCGTAAATTTTGAAGTCCCACTAAAAGTTAATATTGGCATAGGAAAAAACTGGCATGAGGCTAAAACTTAA
- a CDS encoding 5'-3' exonuclease H3TH domain-containing protein: MKEKVYLIDGSSFLYRFFYAIKNLSYNNFPTSVIFGFARLLLSLKDAKYILICFDSKEKTFRKELFDEYKKQRPPIPDDLAIQIEPTKEIIKAFGVKYLELAGFEADDIIATLANKFKKDFDVVIVTQDKDLFQLVDDNVFIFDPVKNITYDYQKTIEKFGVKPQQISDLLALAGDSSDGIPGVENIGPKTAVKLLTSYGDIDSIIKNKDRLPQKIKENIDEEKLKLYKSLTILDKNINFDNITIDSIKKSEPDLELLTKLFKQYNFKSLMDKLVPNKNNNKNCNQANLFDEQLPSYQTDDSVLLELAAYL, from the coding sequence ATGAAAGAAAAAGTATACTTAATTGATGGAAGTTCATTTTTATACCGATTTTTTTATGCAATCAAAAATTTATCGTACAATAATTTTCCTACAAGTGTTATATTTGGGTTTGCAAGGCTACTATTGTCTTTAAAAGATGCAAAATATATACTTATTTGCTTTGACTCAAAAGAAAAAACGTTTAGAAAAGAGCTTTTTGACGAATATAAAAAACAGCGTCCTCCAATACCAGATGATTTGGCTATTCAAATTGAGCCTACAAAAGAAATTATTAAAGCCTTTGGTGTAAAATACTTGGAATTAGCTGGTTTTGAAGCTGATGATATCATTGCAACGCTTGCAAATAAGTTTAAAAAAGATTTTGATGTGGTTATTGTAACACAGGATAAAGATCTGTTTCAGCTTGTTGATGATAATGTATTTATCTTTGATCCTGTGAAAAATATCACCTATGACTATCAAAAAACAATTGAAAAGTTTGGTGTAAAACCTCAACAAATAAGCGATTTGCTGGCTTTAGCTGGAGACTCATCAGATGGCATACCAGGCGTTGAAAATATCGGGCCAAAAACAGCAGTTAAGCTTTTGACAAGCTATGGCGATATAGATAGCATTATAAAAAATAAAGACAGGTTGCCTCAAAAAATAAAAGAAAATATTGACGAAGAAAAGCTAAAGCTATATAAATCTCTAACAATTTTAGATAAAAATATAAATTTTGACAATATTACAATTGATTCTATAAAAAAATCCGAACCAGATCTTGAATTGCTTACGAAACTCTTTAAACAATACAATTTTAAAAGCCTTATGGATAAGCTTGTACCTAATAAAAACAATAATAAAAATTGTAATCAAGCTAATTTATTTGATGAGCAACTACCTTCTTATCAAACGGACGATTCAGTTTTGCTTGAGCTTGCAGCTTATTTAA
- the aspS gene encoding aspartate--tRNA ligase — protein MPLDRTAYCGNVDENFLGKEVNLYGWVQNYRDHGGVVFIDLKDREGIIQIVFDPEENKELHEKARNLRSQYCIKVSGIVRSRPEGTQNQNLKSGKVEVLAKNLSILSTSEVPPLPVEEYLNASEEARLKYRYLDLRKPTMQKNLITRYKAAFAARKYLDSQGFIDIETPMLTKSTPEGARDFLVPSRLEPGKFYALPQSPQLFKQLLMVSGFDRYYQITKCFRDEDLRADRQPEFTQIDLEMSFVDEEDVMQITEGIIYSIFKETLGLELKIPFKRISYDEAMSRYGSDKPDLRYSLELKDITDIARVCDFQVFSAAAQKGIVCAINAKGCEWFSRKEIDELTKLASVFKAKGLAWIKIRENELQSPIVKFFKKEHMDEIIKRLEAKPGDILFFVADKKEIVYSALGALRVELAKRLNLADKDEFNFTWVVDFPLFEYNEEEKRWDAMHHPFTSPKLEDIEFLEEHPERVKARAYDITLNGTEIGGGSIRIHRSDLQEKMFKVLNIPQDQARLKFGFLIDALKYGAPPHGGLAIGFDRLVTLILKEESIREVIAFPKTQKGICPLTIAPNEVDQKQLDELSLRIVPRKQ, from the coding sequence ATGCCACTTGATAGAACTGCGTATTGCGGTAATGTTGATGAAAACTTTCTTGGAAAAGAAGTTAACCTATATGGTTGGGTTCAAAATTATAGGGATCATGGCGGTGTAGTTTTTATCGATTTGAAAGATAGAGAAGGCATAATACAAATTGTTTTTGACCCAGAAGAAAACAAAGAGTTACACGAAAAAGCGAGAAACTTAAGAAGCCAATATTGCATCAAAGTAAGTGGAATTGTTAGATCAAGACCCGAAGGCACGCAAAACCAAAATTTAAAATCTGGAAAAGTAGAAGTTCTGGCAAAAAATTTAAGCATATTATCAACAAGCGAAGTACCACCATTGCCTGTCGAAGAATATTTAAATGCCAGCGAAGAAGCAAGGCTAAAGTATCGCTATTTAGACCTAAGAAAGCCAACCATGCAAAAAAATCTAATAACCAGGTACAAGGCTGCTTTTGCTGCAAGAAAATATTTAGACTCTCAGGGTTTTATTGATATAGAAACACCAATGCTAACAAAAAGCACACCTGAAGGCGCAAGGGATTTTCTTGTACCAAGCAGACTAGAGCCAGGTAAATTTTATGCACTTCCACAATCTCCCCAACTATTTAAACAGCTGCTTATGGTTTCGGGTTTTGATAGATATTACCAGATTACAAAATGCTTTAGAGATGAAGACCTAAGGGCAGACAGACAGCCTGAGTTTACACAAATTGATCTTGAGATGAGTTTTGTTGATGAAGAAGATGTTATGCAAATAACTGAAGGAATTATTTATTCGATATTTAAAGAAACTTTGGGCCTTGAACTTAAAATACCATTTAAGCGTATCTCATACGATGAAGCAATGAGTCGCTACGGTTCAGATAAACCAGATTTAAGGTATTCTCTTGAGCTTAAAGACATTACAGATATTGCACGCGTTTGCGATTTTCAAGTATTTAGCGCAGCTGCTCAAAAAGGCATAGTATGTGCAATAAATGCAAAAGGTTGCGAGTGGTTTTCAAGAAAAGAAATTGATGAATTAACAAAGCTCGCAAGCGTGTTTAAAGCAAAAGGCCTTGCATGGATAAAGATAAGAGAAAATGAACTCCAGTCACCTATTGTAAAATTTTTCAAAAAAGAACACATGGATGAAATAATAAAAAGATTAGAAGCAAAACCTGGAGATATATTATTTTTTGTTGCTGATAAAAAAGAAATTGTCTATAGCGCACTTGGCGCTTTAAGGGTTGAGCTTGCAAAAAGACTTAACTTAGCAGACAAAGATGAGTTCAATTTCACATGGGTTGTTGATTTTCCATTGTTTGAATACAACGAAGAAGAAAAAAGATGGGATGCCATGCATCACCCTTTTACTTCACCAAAGCTCGAAGATATTGAATTTTTAGAAGAACACCCAGAACGTGTTAAAGCAAGAGCTTATGACATTACGCTAAACGGCACAGAAATTGGTGGAGGAAGCATAAGGATTCACAGAAGCGACCTTCAAGAAAAAATGTTTAAGGTATTAAATATACCACAAGATCAAGCAAGGTTAAAATTTGGCTTTTTAATTGATGCGCTAAAATACGGAGCACCGCCACATGGCGGACTTGCCATTGGTTTTGATAGGCTTGTAACACTTATTTTAAAAGAAGAATCCATAAGGGAAGTCATAGCATTTCCAAAGACACAAAAAGGTATTTGCCCTTTAACTATTGCACCAAACGAAGTAGATCAAAAGCAACTTGATGAACTTTCTTTAAGGATTGTTCCAAGAAAACAATAA
- the hisS gene encoding histidine--tRNA ligase → MKGFKDILPDTIEKWHFLEKTAVEIFTHLGYKEIRTPILEKTSVFERSVGDATDIVEKEMYTFLDKSGESVTLRPEGTAGIARAFIENKLETSVFNKLYYIGPMFRYERPQKGRFRQFHQIGAECYGIKNPAIDAEIIYINTLLFEKLNIKTNLEINNIGCQNCRPQYSKALISYFEHYKESLCIDCQKRLYKNPLRILDCKNEKCKIIARGAPKLKDYVCKDCKEHYTGVKECLEAFNIKFVENELLVRGLDYYTSFVFEFVNNNLTLSAGGRYDNLIQNLGGNNICGVGFALGEERIIDILDIKPQNSIDIYIANLGVTLYALNILQKLSDLQFKVYCEYENKSLKSMLKKADKLEAKVCIIVGENELKSNSCIVRNMKSSTQETIKLAQLENTLKGVLYAT, encoded by the coding sequence TTGAAAGGTTTTAAAGATATACTACCAGACACAATAGAAAAATGGCACTTTCTTGAAAAAACAGCAGTCGAAATATTTACTCATTTAGGTTACAAAGAAATCAGAACACCAATTTTAGAAAAAACTTCCGTATTTGAAAGGAGTGTTGGAGACGCAACAGATATTGTAGAAAAAGAAATGTATACATTTTTGGATAAATCCGGAGAATCCGTAACGTTAAGGCCAGAAGGCACAGCAGGCATAGCCAGGGCTTTTATAGAAAATAAACTTGAAACATCTGTATTTAATAAACTTTATTATATAGGACCAATGTTTCGCTATGAAAGACCCCAAAAAGGGCGTTTTAGACAATTTCATCAAATTGGAGCAGAATGCTATGGTATTAAAAACCCTGCTATAGATGCAGAAATTATATATATAAACACACTTCTGTTTGAAAAATTAAATATCAAAACAAACTTAGAAATAAACAATATTGGGTGCCAAAACTGTAGACCCCAGTATTCAAAAGCGCTAATTAGTTATTTTGAGCATTACAAAGAATCTCTCTGCATTGACTGTCAAAAAAGGCTTTATAAAAATCCACTAAGAATTCTTGATTGCAAAAATGAAAAGTGTAAAATAATTGCAAGGGGTGCTCCTAAATTGAAAGATTATGTATGTAAAGATTGTAAAGAACATTATACAGGTGTAAAAGAATGCCTGGAAGCTTTTAATATAAAATTTGTAGAAAATGAATTACTTGTTAGAGGCCTGGATTATTACACAAGCTTTGTGTTTGAGTTTGTAAACAATAATTTGACATTATCTGCTGGTGGACGCTATGATAATTTGATTCAAAACTTAGGTGGAAATAATATTTGTGGTGTAGGGTTTGCACTTGGAGAAGAACGCATTATAGATATCTTAGATATAAAGCCACAAAACAGTATTGATATTTACATTGCAAACCTTGGCGTTACATTGTACGCATTAAATATACTTCAAAAACTTAGTGATTTACAATTTAAAGTTTATTGTGAATATGAAAACAAAAGTTTAAAAAGCATGTTAAAAAAAGCTGATAAATTAGAAGCCAAAGTTTGCATAATAGTTGGCGAAAATGAGCTAAAATCAAACTCATGCATTGTTAGAAACATGAAAAGCTCAACTCAAGAAACAATTAAACTTGCTCAATTAGAAAATACTTTAAAAGGAGTTTTGTATGCCACTTGA